AGTTCTACGAACTCAACAATTGTTGCGCCCAGTTTATTCGGACGACCCGCACCGCGCTGAGCAAAAATTCCCGTTAGTGGCCATTGAGGATTGTCTCTGGGATGACGTGCACCACTTACAATTTTTGAATCCGGAAGTGAATTGAAATAAAATAGAATTTCCAGATGAGAAAATGCTTCTATGCCCAATATTGATTCTGAAGGAAAATCATCCATCAAAACAATTTCCGATAGTACTGTTCCCCAATTGTCGTCATCAGGCGTTGTTCTGGCATTGCGAACAAAAGCAACAGGTTTTAAAATAATTTCCATTAATTTCGATATTAAAA
Above is a window of Bacteroidota bacterium DNA encoding:
- a CDS encoding SAM-dependent methyltransferase is translated as MEIILKPVAFVRNARTTPDDDNWGTVLSEIVLMDDFPSESILGIEAFSHLEILFYFNSLPDSKIVSGARHPRDNPQWPLTGIFAQRGAGRPNKLGATIVEFVELKERILVVKGLDAIHGTPVLDIKPVFREFLPRKEIYQPSWTKELMRNYW